ACGGTACAAAATAATACATTTCTTCTCCTTTAAATTATGTCTTCGTACTGCTTCCACGATTGAATAATATCAACCTGCTCCACAATGGTGAGCATCAACGTCGTCACAATATAGATATTGTTAACCATCATACCAAGACCAGTTTCACCATTAAAATACCACACCAGAAAGAGTGGCAAACTTCCCATCATACAGGTATAAACAGCACCCACAAAGGCCATCCGGTTTAGATAACGAGTCAAATAGGCCTGTGTTGCCTTTCCTGGACGGATATTTTCAATGTAATCCCCACTCTTTTGCATATTTTCTGCAACCTCTGACGGATCCATATTAAAGTATGCAAAGCCATATGAGAGGATAAAGAGGACGCCAGTATACAGCAAGATACCTGGTAGTTCACTCACTGAGAGACTGCCTTCCATTCCTCGCAACCCTGCTAACTGCGGTACCACGGCTATCAAGCCTTGTAACAGCAATACTGGCAAGGTCATCAAGGTCATTGCATACATAAAGGGCATACCTCCTGCTGGAGTCACCCGAATCGGAATATAGGATGATTTTAACAGGTTAGTATTGAGCATGATCCGTCTGGTAGGAATCCGATACTCTGCCTTATAGACAAGCACTGCAATAAAGACCAGAAATAGTGCCGCCAATACAAAAAGAGCAATGACCATTGGGTTAGCCAGACGACCATCTGTCATGGCAGAAATGCTCATGATAAAACTTAGTATCATGCTGGCAGCAATGATGGCCGAGGAGCCTCCTAAACCTTTTTCCGTATTTAATTGCCCTAACCACATGAGCACAAAGGTTCCAGCTATTAAGATGACGATAGTTCCCAAACGTTCATAGTTAGAAACTGATGTTACCGGCATAACCGCTAAGTAGCCAAAGGCTTGAATAAGCCCTACAACCAACATGATAAATGCTTGACACAAATGGTTTTGCAACTGTGTAAATGCCGCGTTTAATTTCAAGAAACCAACAAACCGCCATAAAATCATACTGGTCATCCAAGGGCTCAAGCCAAGTGAGAAGAGATTCAGTTTGGAAAACTCACCACCAGTGACCATAGCAAAACTATTCAAGGTCATTTCCAAGGCAGTCTGATCTTGGCTCAATTGGTTTGGATAAGTTGAGATAGGCGTATACTTCCCCAACATATAAATAAATAGAATTAATATAGTCCAAAGTATGCGTTGCATCAGACTAGAACGTAACATTTTTCTCATGAAACCTCAATAGTTTTTATTTCTATTTTATCACAAACCGCAGTAATTCGCATCATTCATCCATTATGAAAACGAAGCCATCTTTCGATGACTTCGTTTTTATCTGAGGCGAGATGATTACTTCTCACCCTTTCTTCTTCTAGCCGAAGCTGCTGCTCCAAGAAGCAATCCCATTCCTAATACACTTGAAAGTATCGAATTAGACTCACCTGTATTTGGCAGTTTATCTATAGCATCTGCTTTGTCTACTGGTTTATCTGGATTTGGAACAACTTCAGTTGAACCGTTTGGCTTAGGTGCCAATGGGGTAGGGGTAGGAATTGGAGTTGGGATATACGGAATAAGCGTATTTACTCCTGGTGTAGATGGTGTTGGTGGAATGTACCCTTTAGATGGATCTTCTGGGTCAACCGGTTGAAGTGGTTGGTTCGTATTTGGATCCACTGGCACATATCCTGGTACATAAGGGATTACCGTATCAGGAGTTGGTGTCACTGGTACATCTGGATTGTTTGGATCGAATGGATATGGAATCACTGGGTATTCGGTTGATGGAACACCTGGGATTTGTGGAATCCAGTTCGCAACTTTTTGGTAAACGTATGTGATTGAAGTTTCACCTTCAACTACAGAACCATTTTCTGTACCGATTGTCTTAGATGGAACGAGTACATAACGCGTACCGTCAGCCGTTATAATCTCTTTCGGCTTGTTATCAGTTGTATCGTAATCTGTACCTACAGGAGATACTGGCGTATCTGTTACAGGTGCTTTAATTACGTTGCCTTCTGTATCTACATAGTTTACAACTACTGAACCTGTCTTAGCTGTTTCAACCGGTTCATAAGGAATGAGTGTATCAATACCTGGGTTACCTGGTGTTGGTGGGATGTAACCTTTCGTTGGATCCTCTGGATCAACTGGTTGAAGCGGCTGGTTCGTATTTGGATCCACTGGTGTGAAGCCTGGTACATGTGGTACAACTGGCTGCTCAGTTTCTGGGTTTGTAGGGATTGCTGGAATCTCTGCATCCGGATTAGTTGGATCAAATGGATAGTCAGTTGTTGGACGTTCGTCAGCTGGAACACCTGGAATCAATGGAATCCACTTCGCTACTTTTTGGTAAACGTAAGTGATTGATGTTTCGCCTTCAACTACAGAACCATTTTCTGTACCGATAGTCTTAGATGGAACAAGCACATATTTCGTACCGTCAGCTGTTACAATCTCATTTGGCTTGTTATCAGTTGTATCGTAGCTTGTACCTACTGGAGAAATTGGCGTATCTGTAATTGGATCTTTAAGAACGTTACCTTCTGTATCTACATAGTTTACAACTACTGAACCTGTCTTAGCTGTTTCAACTGGTACATAAGGAATGAGTGTATCAATACCTGGGTTACCTGGTGTTGGTGGGATGTAACCTTTCGTTGGATCCTCTGGATCAACTGGTTGAAGCGGCTGGTTCGTATTTGGATCCACTGGTGTGAAGCCTGGTACATGTGGTACAACTGGCTGCTCAGTTTCTGGGTTTGTAGGGATTGCTGGAATCTCTGCATCCGGATTAGTTGGATC
The sequence above is a segment of the Streptococcus suis genome. Coding sequences within it:
- a CDS encoding MucBP domain-containing protein translates to MVNYVDTEGNVLKDPITDTPISPVGTSYDTTDNKPNEIVTADGTKYVLVPSKTIGTENGSVVEGETSITYVYQKVAKWIPLIPGVPADERPTTDYPFDPTNPDAEIPAIPTNPETEQPVVPHVPGFTPVDPNTNQPLQPVDPEDPTKGYIPPTPGNPGIDTLIPYVPVETAKTGSVVVNYVDTEGNVLKDPITDTPISPVGTSYDTTDNKPNEIVTADGTKYVLVPSKTIGTENGSVVEGETSITYVYQKVAKWIPLIPGVPADERPTTDYPFDPTNPDAEIPAIPTNPETEQPVVPHVPGFTPVDPNTNQPLQPVDPEDPTKGYIPPTPGNPGIDTLIPYVPVETAKTGSVVVNYVDTEGNVLKDPITDTPISPVGTSYDTTDNKPNEIVTADGTKYVLVPSKTIGTENGSVVEGETSITYVYQKVAKWIPLIPGVPADERPTTDYPFDPTNPDAEIPAIPTNPETEQPVVPHVPGFTPVDPNTNQPLQPVDPEDPTKGYIPPTPGNPGIDTLIPYEPVETAKTGSVVVNYVDTEGNVIKAPVTDTPVSPVGTDYDTTDNKPKEIITADGTRYVLVPSKTIGTENGSVVEGETSITYVYQKVANWIPQIPGVPSTEYPVIPYPFDPNNPDVPVTPTPDTVIPYVPGYVPVDPNTNQPLQPVDPEDPSKGYIPPTPSTPGVNTLIPYIPTPIPTPTPLAPKPNGSTEVVPNPDKPVDKADAIDKLPNTGESNSILSSVLGMGLLLGAAASARRRKGEK
- the secY2 gene encoding accessory Sec system protein translocase subunit SecY2; protein product: MRKMLRSSLMQRILWTILILFIYMLGKYTPISTYPNQLSQDQTALEMTLNSFAMVTGGEFSKLNLFSLGLSPWMTSMILWRFVGFLKLNAAFTQLQNHLCQAFIMLVVGLIQAFGYLAVMPVTSVSNYERLGTIVILIAGTFVLMWLGQLNTEKGLGGSSAIIAASMILSFIMSISAMTDGRLANPMVIALFVLAALFLVFIAVLVYKAEYRIPTRRIMLNTNLLKSSYIPIRVTPAGGMPFMYAMTLMTLPVLLLQGLIAVVPQLAGLRGMEGSLSVSELPGILLYTGVLFILSYGFAYFNMDPSEVAENMQKSGDYIENIRPGKATQAYLTRYLNRMAFVGAVYTCMMGSLPLFLVWYFNGETGLGMMVNNIYIVTTLMLTIVEQVDIIQSWKQYEDII